The following coding sequences are from one Pyxidicoccus xibeiensis window:
- a CDS encoding 2-hydroxychromene-2-carboxylate isomerase → MEQDRTLEFWFEFGSTYSYVGAMRVEEACRAAGVPLVWKPFLLGPLFTAQLGIKDSPFNVNPVRGKYMWRDLERLCAKHGLPWRRPAVFPRASVLPLRVACAGEGQPWLGDFIRGVFRANFAEDRDIAEAAVLADVLKGLGVDPEPVLAQAVSADVKARLRANTEQAAALGIFGAPNCVTRGELFFGQDRMDDAIAWALAER, encoded by the coding sequence GTGGAGCAAGACAGGACGCTGGAGTTCTGGTTCGAGTTCGGGAGCACCTACTCGTACGTGGGCGCGATGCGCGTCGAGGAGGCATGCCGGGCCGCGGGCGTCCCGCTCGTGTGGAAGCCGTTCCTGCTGGGGCCCCTGTTCACCGCGCAGCTCGGCATCAAGGACTCGCCCTTCAACGTGAACCCCGTGCGCGGGAAGTACATGTGGCGCGACCTGGAGCGGCTGTGCGCGAAGCATGGCCTTCCATGGCGGCGGCCCGCGGTGTTTCCCCGGGCCAGCGTGCTCCCGCTTCGCGTGGCGTGCGCGGGTGAGGGACAGCCCTGGCTCGGGGACTTCATCCGTGGCGTGTTCCGAGCCAACTTCGCCGAGGACCGCGACATCGCCGAGGCAGCGGTGTTGGCGGACGTGCTGAAGGGCCTCGGCGTCGACCCGGAGCCCGTGCTGGCCCAGGCCGTCAGCGCCGACGTGAAGGCCCGGCTCCGGGCGAACACCGAGCAGGCCGCCGCGCTGGGCATCTTCGGCGCTCCCAACTGCGTCACCCGGGGCGAGCTGTTCTTCGGCCAGGACCGCATGGACGACGCCATCGCCTGGGCCCTGGCGGAGCGCTGA
- a CDS encoding alpha/beta hydrolase family protein, whose amino-acid sequence MMLETPLDAGAVRAEDVLIPARDGVKLAATLYEGPRSNGVAVPLNPATAVPRRYYDAFARFLAGRGFTVVTYDYRGMGESKLEPSALRRARFQDWGELDAPGVQDWLVAHRPAHRLALVGHSAGGQMLGLAESVSRLRAVLLIAPPHGWWRNWRGADAAKLALLWYGLMPVTTRVLGYFPCRLAGMGNLNLPGGIARQWARWARSRHYVSDEHGAPLRPYNDRLRAPLRVYSFSDDFIAPEPSVRALLDYYPRAKREYLYRTPAQLGVERVGHFGWFRPTLPQALWAAEADWLEQNALADDGAE is encoded by the coding sequence ATGATGCTGGAGACGCCCCTGGACGCCGGAGCGGTGCGGGCCGAGGACGTCCTCATCCCCGCGCGGGACGGCGTGAAGCTGGCGGCGACGCTGTACGAGGGCCCTCGGAGCAACGGGGTGGCCGTGCCACTCAACCCGGCGACGGCGGTGCCACGCCGGTACTACGACGCCTTCGCGCGCTTCCTGGCGGGCCGGGGCTTCACGGTGGTGACGTACGACTACCGGGGCATGGGGGAGTCGAAGCTGGAGCCCTCCGCGCTGCGGCGTGCGCGCTTCCAGGACTGGGGCGAGCTGGACGCGCCGGGCGTGCAGGACTGGCTGGTGGCGCACCGGCCCGCGCACCGGCTGGCGCTGGTGGGACACTCGGCGGGAGGGCAGATGCTGGGGCTCGCGGAGTCCGTGTCGCGCCTGCGCGCGGTGCTGCTGATTGCCCCGCCGCACGGCTGGTGGCGCAACTGGCGGGGCGCGGATGCCGCGAAGCTGGCGCTGCTCTGGTACGGGCTGATGCCGGTGACGACGCGGGTGCTGGGCTACTTCCCGTGCCGGCTCGCGGGCATGGGGAACCTGAACCTGCCCGGAGGCATTGCCCGTCAGTGGGCGCGGTGGGCGCGAAGCCGCCACTACGTGTCCGACGAGCACGGCGCCCCGCTGCGCCCCTACAACGACCGCCTGCGGGCGCCGCTGCGCGTCTACAGCTTCTCGGACGACTTCATCGCGCCGGAGCCCTCGGTGCGGGCGCTGCTCGACTACTACCCGCGGGCGAAGCGCGAGTACCTGTACCGCACGCCCGCGCAGCTGGGCGTGGAGCGCGTGGGCCACTTCGGCTGGTTCCGCCCCACCCTGCCCCAGGCTCTCTGGGCCGCAGAGGCGGACTGGCTGGAGCAGAACGCGCTGGCGGACGACGGAGCGGAGTAG
- a CDS encoding TetR/AcrR family transcriptional regulator yields the protein MKKESRGAVGERSRRAILDAALDCFTRLGWAATTIEDIREVSGASVGSVYHHFGAKEGIAVALYLDCLRQHQDTLKLQLEKATDAESFVRAVVIHTITWSRANPDAARYLIRMRREDAVAAAEPELQEATGGFLLEGINRLKAYARDGQLLKLPSSAYLPLLQGPAQELLRHWAGGRMELKPGIEKVLADAAWRCLRPEPTGRREP from the coding sequence ATGAAGAAGGAGAGTCGAGGGGCCGTGGGAGAGCGGAGCCGGCGGGCCATCCTGGACGCCGCGCTGGACTGCTTCACGCGGCTGGGCTGGGCGGCGACGACCATCGAGGACATCCGCGAGGTCAGCGGCGCCAGCGTGGGCAGCGTGTACCACCACTTCGGCGCGAAGGAGGGCATCGCCGTGGCCCTCTACCTGGACTGCCTGCGCCAGCATCAGGACACGCTGAAGCTCCAGCTCGAGAAGGCCACCGACGCGGAGTCCTTCGTGCGCGCCGTGGTCATCCACACCATCACCTGGTCGCGGGCGAACCCGGACGCCGCGCGCTACCTCATCCGGATGCGCCGCGAGGACGCGGTGGCCGCCGCCGAGCCGGAGCTGCAGGAGGCGACGGGAGGCTTCCTGCTCGAAGGCATCAACCGGCTGAAGGCGTACGCCCGGGACGGCCAGCTGCTGAAGCTGCCCTCGTCCGCGTACCTGCCGCTGCTGCAGGGCCCGGCGCAGGAGCTGCTGCGCCACTGGGCGGGAGGCAGGATGGAGCTGAAGCCCGGCATCGAGAAGGTGCTGGCCGACGCGGCCTGGCGGTGCCTGCGTCCGGAGCCCACCGGCAGGAGGGAGCCATGA
- a CDS encoding DUF885 domain-containing protein, translating to MSALRPTSVLAALLLLSPGCTSSRPTAQAESPATQATAAPALAPAQVALRAFVDAHFEEHFRRSPMAATSAGVHTYDAELRGFRPEERASHLAYLKERLEALPKAVDRATLPPLDKADYDILENHFRARILDYETVRAWERNPNVYLGVASNAVFQLINRDFAPLEQRMASAVKRMATVPEVFTVAQATLKNPPKLWTEIALQQAQGTRALYAQTLPAAFGPVKDAALQEAFKQDQAKCLAAIDGYLRFLKDDLLPRSKGDFAIGEETYRKKLQYEEAVTEDIDSLLAWGKSELKRTQDQFREVAGRITPGKAPMDVYRELGKEHPAPAELVPTTLATLEEIRQFLIERRIITVPSEVRARVAETPSFNRALSFASMSTPGPFEQKATEAYYYVTPPDPAWNAEQTTQHMSFYNRYALPIVSIHEAYPGHYVQFLWTNRVESKVRKLLGSGSFAEGWGLYTEQMMLDEGYGGGTGPQADRLRLNQLALYLQRLARYVAGLSLHTRGMTYEQAVRLFEEEAYMTRINAEREARRGTSDPTYLVYALGKKMLMELREDAKAQWGKDFSLQRFHDQVVSYGYPPVPIVRRLMLGEAPAPHPVR from the coding sequence ATGTCCGCACTGCGTCCCACGAGCGTCCTCGCCGCGCTGCTGCTGCTCTCCCCCGGCTGCACCTCCTCGCGGCCCACCGCCCAGGCGGAGTCGCCCGCCACGCAGGCCACCGCCGCCCCGGCGCTGGCCCCGGCCCAGGTGGCGCTGCGCGCCTTCGTGGACGCGCACTTCGAGGAGCACTTCCGGCGCTCGCCCATGGCCGCCACCTCCGCGGGCGTGCACACGTATGACGCGGAGCTGCGCGGCTTCCGTCCCGAAGAGCGCGCCTCGCACCTGGCCTACCTGAAGGAGCGGCTGGAGGCGCTGCCGAAGGCAGTGGACCGCGCCACGCTGCCGCCGTTGGACAAGGCGGACTACGACATCCTGGAGAACCACTTCCGCGCCCGCATCCTGGACTACGAGACGGTGCGCGCGTGGGAGCGCAACCCGAACGTCTACCTGGGCGTCGCCTCCAACGCGGTGTTCCAGCTCATCAACCGCGACTTCGCGCCGCTGGAGCAGCGCATGGCCTCGGCGGTGAAGCGCATGGCGACGGTGCCGGAGGTCTTCACCGTGGCCCAGGCGACGCTGAAGAACCCGCCGAAGCTGTGGACGGAGATTGCCCTCCAGCAGGCGCAGGGGACGCGAGCGCTCTACGCCCAGACGCTGCCGGCGGCCTTCGGGCCGGTGAAGGACGCGGCGCTGCAGGAGGCCTTCAAGCAGGATCAGGCGAAGTGCCTCGCGGCCATCGACGGGTACCTCCGCTTCCTCAAGGACGACCTGCTGCCCCGCTCGAAGGGGGACTTCGCCATCGGCGAGGAGACGTACCGGAAGAAGCTCCAGTACGAGGAGGCGGTGACGGAGGACATCGACTCGCTGCTGGCCTGGGGCAAATCCGAGCTGAAGCGCACGCAGGACCAGTTCCGCGAGGTGGCGGGGCGAATCACCCCGGGCAAGGCGCCCATGGACGTGTACCGGGAGCTGGGCAAGGAGCACCCCGCCCCGGCGGAGCTCGTCCCCACCACGCTGGCGACGCTGGAGGAGATCCGCCAGTTCCTCATCGAGCGGCGCATCATCACCGTGCCCAGCGAGGTCCGCGCGCGGGTGGCGGAGACGCCGTCGTTCAACCGGGCGCTGTCCTTCGCGAGCATGAGCACACCGGGCCCGTTCGAGCAGAAGGCAACGGAGGCGTACTACTACGTGACGCCGCCGGACCCGGCGTGGAACGCCGAGCAGACGACGCAGCACATGAGCTTCTACAACCGGTATGCGCTGCCCATCGTCTCCATCCACGAGGCGTACCCGGGCCACTACGTGCAGTTCCTGTGGACGAACCGGGTGGAGTCGAAGGTGCGCAAGCTGCTGGGCTCGGGCTCGTTCGCCGAGGGCTGGGGCCTGTACACGGAGCAGATGATGCTGGACGAGGGCTACGGCGGCGGCACGGGGCCCCAGGCGGACCGGCTGCGGCTGAACCAGCTGGCGCTCTACCTCCAGCGGCTGGCGCGCTACGTGGCGGGCCTGTCCCTGCACACGCGGGGCATGACGTACGAGCAGGCCGTGCGCCTCTTCGAGGAGGAGGCGTACATGACGCGCATCAACGCGGAGCGCGAGGCGCGCCGGGGCACGTCGGACCCGACGTACCTCGTCTACGCGCTGGGCAAGAAGATGCTGATGGAGCTGCGTGAGGACGCGAAGGCGCAGTGGGGCAAGGACTTCAGCCTCCAGCGCTTCCACGACCAGGTGGTCTCCTACGGCTACCCGCCCGTGCCCATCGTCCGCCGGCTGATGCTCGGCGAGGCCCCGGCGCCCCACCCGGTGCGCTGA
- the sitA5 gene encoding SitA5 family polymorphic toxin, whose protein sequence is MTLRLTVAVLLLALAAACGASRTVRLETGQGAPLEYIPPASRPVRVDADAFEEALTRLVLEAPLTLRAAQQGWLVRASHPGGDADTRWQRLMTQGYGGVCQAGQRRRDCLSLLDDVMRLGEWDKLGLALGLSLDPMKQSISRAVQDTLAPQLFYAVISTGLVTWAVLAANPEPVFTKSAAIVSALLLVYLGVDTFLEVVEASRELKRATDVATTPVELQQAGERFAHRVGPQVARVLVLAVTVVMSHGMAGGAAWLASRLAMLPSFTEAAAVGASQVGIHLANVGQVHAVAILGRTVVISLPTTAIAMVAGGAGAGQVTPAPSGQLHHVISKRIAKRLEEHGTLRGHYTERDPRFVTRAANKAAHNGYQKWHRDVDEEVVDWLGTHGNATPKQFEAFLRELYSRPAMRARFPNGF, encoded by the coding sequence ATGACACTTCGTTTGACGGTGGCGGTCCTGCTGCTGGCGCTGGCAGCGGCGTGTGGCGCCTCGCGGACGGTGCGCCTGGAAACCGGCCAGGGTGCGCCGCTGGAATACATCCCACCCGCGAGCAGGCCGGTGCGTGTGGATGCGGACGCCTTCGAAGAGGCCCTGACGCGCCTGGTGCTGGAGGCGCCCCTGACGCTCCGTGCAGCCCAGCAGGGCTGGCTGGTGCGGGCCTCCCATCCCGGCGGCGACGCGGACACCCGCTGGCAGCGCCTCATGACTCAGGGCTACGGCGGCGTGTGCCAGGCGGGGCAGCGGCGAAGAGACTGCCTGTCGCTGCTCGATGACGTGATGCGCCTGGGCGAGTGGGACAAGCTGGGGCTGGCCCTGGGCCTGTCGCTCGACCCCATGAAGCAGAGCATCTCCAGGGCCGTGCAGGACACCCTCGCGCCCCAGCTCTTCTATGCGGTGATTTCGACGGGCCTGGTGACGTGGGCCGTGCTGGCGGCCAACCCCGAGCCGGTCTTCACGAAGTCCGCGGCCATCGTCTCGGCGCTGCTGCTGGTCTACCTGGGCGTAGACACCTTCCTGGAAGTAGTGGAAGCCAGCAGGGAGCTGAAGCGGGCCACCGATGTCGCCACCACGCCCGTGGAGCTTCAGCAGGCCGGCGAGCGCTTCGCGCACCGGGTGGGCCCGCAGGTCGCACGCGTCCTCGTGCTCGCCGTCACGGTGGTGATGAGTCACGGCATGGCCGGCGGTGCCGCGTGGCTGGCCTCCCGGCTGGCGATGTTGCCCAGCTTCACGGAGGCCGCGGCGGTGGGAGCCTCCCAGGTGGGCATCCACCTGGCGAACGTGGGCCAGGTGCACGCGGTGGCCATCCTCGGACGCACCGTCGTCATCTCCCTGCCCACCACGGCCATCGCCATGGTGGCCGGGGGCGCGGGAGCAGGCCAGGTGACGCCCGCTCCGAGCGGGCAGTTACATCACGTCATTTCCAAGCGGATCGCGAAAAGGCTTGAAGAACATGGCACGCTCCGAGGCCACTACACCGAGAGGGATCCCCGCTTCGTCACGCGAGCCGCCAACAAGGCTGCCCACAACGGCTACCAGAAGTGGCACCGCGATGTAGATGAGGAAGTCGTCGACTGGCTTGGCACTCATGGCAACGCGACGCCCAAGCAGTTCGAGGCCTTCCTGCGAGAGCTCTACAGCCGCCCTGCGATGCGCGCGAGATTCCCCAATGGCTTCTGA
- the sitA5 gene encoding SitA5 family polymorphic toxin, with product MALRLTMAVLLLALFTACGASRRVRLETGQGAPIEHNPSGANTPITVDADAFEEALTRLVLEAPLTLRAAQQGWLVRASHPGGDADTRWQRLMTQGYGGVCQAGQRRRDCLSLLDDVMRLGEWDKLGLALGLSLEPMKQSISRAVQDTLAPQLFYAVISTGLVTWAVLAANPEPVFTKSAAIVSALLLVYLGVDTFLEVVEASRELKRATDVATTPVELQQAGERFAHRVGPQVARVLVLAVTVVMSHGMAGGAAWLASRLAMLPSFTEAAAVGASQVGIHLANVGQVHAVAILGRTVVISLPTTAIAMVAGGAGAGQVTPAPSGQLHHVISKRIATRLKLHATLRGHYTERDPRFVTRAANKAAHNGYQRWHRDVDEEVVDWLGTHGNATPKQFEAFLREIYNRPAMRARFPNGF from the coding sequence GTGGCACTTCGTCTGACCATGGCGGTCCTGCTGCTGGCGCTGTTCACGGCGTGTGGCGCCTCGCGAAGGGTGCGCCTCGAAACAGGCCAGGGTGCTCCGATAGAGCACAACCCGTCAGGCGCGAACACGCCCATCACCGTGGATGCGGACGCCTTCGAAGAGGCCCTGACGCGCCTGGTGCTGGAGGCGCCCCTGACGCTCCGTGCAGCCCAGCAGGGCTGGCTGGTGCGGGCCTCCCATCCCGGCGGCGACGCGGACACCCGCTGGCAGCGCCTCATGACTCAGGGCTACGGCGGCGTGTGCCAGGCGGGGCAGCGGCGAAGAGACTGCCTGTCGCTGCTCGATGACGTGATGCGCCTGGGCGAGTGGGACAAGCTGGGGCTGGCCCTGGGCCTGTCGCTTGAGCCCATGAAGCAGAGCATCTCCAGGGCCGTGCAGGACACCCTCGCGCCCCAGCTCTTCTATGCGGTGATTTCGACGGGCCTGGTGACGTGGGCCGTGCTGGCGGCCAACCCCGAGCCGGTCTTCACGAAGTCCGCGGCCATCGTCTCGGCGCTGCTGCTGGTCTACCTGGGCGTAGACACCTTCCTGGAAGTAGTGGAAGCCAGCAGGGAGTTGAAGCGGGCCACCGATGTCGCCACCACGCCCGTGGAGCTTCAGCAGGCCGGCGAGCGCTTCGCGCACCGGGTGGGCCCGCAGGTCGCACGCGTCCTCGTGCTCGCCGTCACGGTGGTGATGAGCCACGGCATGGCCGGCGGTGCCGCGTGGCTGGCCTCCCGGCTGGCGATGTTGCCCAGCTTCACGGAGGCCGCGGCGGTGGGAGCCTCCCAGGTAGGCATCCACCTGGCGAACGTGGGCCAGGTGCACGCGGTGGCCATCCTCGGACGCACCGTCGTCATCTCCCTGCCCACCACGGCCATCGCCATGGTGGCCGGGGGCGCGGGAGCAGGCCAGGTGACGCCCGCTCCGAGCGGCCAGTTACACCACGTCATTTCCAAGCGGATCGCGACGAGGCTCAAACTGCATGCGACACTCCGAGGCCACTACACCGAAAGGGATCCACGCTTTGTCACGCGAGCCGCCAACAAGGCTGCCCACAATGGCTACCAGAGGTGGCACCGCGATGTAGATGAGGAAGTCGTCGACTGGCTTGGCACTCATGGCAACGCAACGCCCAAGCAGTTCGAGGCCTTCCTGCGAGAGATCTACAACCGGCCCGCGATGCGCGCGAGGTTCCCCAATGGCTTCTGA
- a CDS encoding sulfite exporter TauE/SafE family protein, producing the protein MTPETSVLAALLPSSAVVAGALGALTVGLTGSVHCLLMCGPLACAGLPAVPGPERRRAVLAYQGARVASYALLGGALGALGGGVASVLAVSTRPYLPWLMALALVASALEVGKRLRPLPGLSKVAGVVARWGAKFSWTGRAGAMGAVTPLLPCGLLYGVFGAALASGSFGGGALVLGAFALGGLPALLGAQLQAGLWKHRPRVATFVLQRAVPLVAAAVLIYRAVGAGGNAPSCH; encoded by the coding sequence ATGACGCCCGAAACGAGTGTGCTTGCCGCCCTGCTGCCCTCCTCCGCCGTGGTGGCGGGCGCACTGGGTGCGCTGACGGTGGGGCTGACGGGAAGCGTGCACTGCCTCCTCATGTGCGGGCCGCTGGCGTGCGCGGGGCTGCCAGCGGTTCCCGGCCCGGAGCGGCGCCGGGCGGTGCTCGCCTATCAGGGAGCGCGGGTGGCGTCCTACGCGCTGCTGGGAGGGGCCCTGGGCGCGCTGGGAGGGGGCGTGGCGAGCGTCCTGGCGGTGTCGACGCGTCCCTACCTGCCGTGGCTGATGGCGCTGGCGCTGGTGGCCTCGGCGCTGGAGGTGGGCAAGCGCCTGCGGCCGCTGCCGGGCCTTTCCAAGGTGGCGGGGGTGGTGGCGCGCTGGGGCGCAAAGTTTTCGTGGACGGGCCGGGCGGGCGCAATGGGTGCGGTGACGCCGCTCCTGCCGTGTGGGTTGCTCTACGGCGTCTTCGGTGCCGCGCTGGCGAGCGGCTCGTTCGGCGGTGGGGCGCTGGTGCTGGGAGCCTTCGCGCTGGGAGGGCTGCCCGCGCTGCTGGGCGCACAGCTGCAGGCGGGGCTCTGGAAGCACCGGCCCCGGGTGGCCACCTTCGTGCTCCAGCGCGCGGTGCCGCTGGTGGCGGCGGCGGTGCTCATCTACCGCGCGGTGGGCGCGGGAGGCAACGCGCCGAGCTGCCACTGA
- a CDS encoding heavy metal translocating P-type ATPase produces MPATSHRPSVSDACLHCGSPIPVGAASPGFCCAGCEAVHGLLREQGLTRYYQLTQGRDAPAPEPRKDRGFAWLEPLVTRAEAAAGPVCALELDVQGIHCAACVWLMNELFRRQPGGAGLTVDPALGKVRVQWRRGAFDVRRFLGAVEDFGYLFGPSRKHPEAASLDLPIRLGICAALTMNVMLFSVSFYVGLTPADGDVFRLFTGLSVALSTAVVLVGGWPFFRSALQGLRRGVPHLDLPIALGILLVFGTSLVQARGGRGDLAYFDTLNTFVTLMLVGRWLQQRVLERNRRFLLEDDGAEGLFVRREEGERLVTVRAPEVGEGEVLVIAPGDLVPVDAVLLDADARISTDWITGEPGERAVARGGELPAGAFNAGREAVRVRAAQAFTDSPLVALLRRAPPSSGGTASHSRFWEQVSRRWVATVLFVSALGLALWWPAGPDKALEVAVALLVVTCPCAIGIATPLAYELVQARLRGAGFFVRSTDLLDRLPRVRKVLFDKTGTLTLGRLELVDRASLELLAPEARDVAFDLASRSNHPASRCLTSALARVGARFSPEARVTELPGQGVELMREGVRWRLGRSDWALADGSAADKVGPVLSRDGGLVASFALRESVRPDARREVQALQAEGLGVWLISGDAPARVHALADSLGIPTAHALGGQRPEDKASTVTALDAADTLYLGDGVNDSLAFERALCAGTPAIDRPVLPGKSDFFLLGEGLFPIREALRLAPRLQVIVRRLLVLAVAYNVVAVTVCLAGWMTPLRAAVAMPATSLATVLFTLWSLSAARERPAVATTPLREVPA; encoded by the coding sequence ATGCCCGCCACCTCGCACAGGCCGTCCGTCTCCGACGCGTGCCTCCACTGCGGCAGCCCCATCCCCGTGGGCGCCGCGTCACCCGGCTTCTGCTGCGCGGGGTGCGAAGCCGTGCACGGCCTGCTGCGGGAGCAGGGGCTCACCCGCTACTACCAGCTCACCCAGGGCAGGGACGCCCCCGCCCCCGAGCCTCGCAAGGACCGGGGCTTCGCGTGGCTGGAGCCCCTGGTGACTCGCGCCGAGGCCGCCGCCGGGCCCGTGTGCGCGCTGGAGCTGGACGTGCAGGGCATCCACTGCGCCGCCTGCGTCTGGCTGATGAACGAGCTGTTCCGCCGCCAGCCGGGCGGCGCCGGCCTCACCGTGGACCCGGCCCTGGGCAAGGTGCGCGTGCAGTGGCGGCGCGGCGCCTTCGACGTGCGCCGCTTCCTCGGCGCCGTGGAGGACTTCGGCTACCTCTTCGGCCCCAGCCGCAAGCACCCCGAGGCCGCCAGCCTGGACCTGCCCATCCGCCTGGGCATCTGCGCCGCGCTGACGATGAACGTGATGCTGTTCTCCGTCAGCTTCTATGTGGGGCTCACCCCCGCCGATGGCGACGTCTTTCGCCTCTTCACCGGGCTCAGCGTGGCCCTGTCCACCGCCGTCGTCCTCGTGGGCGGCTGGCCCTTCTTCCGCTCCGCCCTCCAGGGCCTGCGGCGCGGCGTGCCCCACCTGGACCTGCCCATCGCCCTGGGCATCCTCCTCGTGTTCGGCACGTCGCTCGTGCAGGCCCGCGGCGGCCGTGGCGACCTGGCCTACTTCGATACCCTCAACACCTTCGTCACCCTGATGCTCGTGGGCCGCTGGCTCCAGCAGCGCGTGCTGGAGCGCAACCGCCGCTTCCTCCTCGAGGACGATGGCGCGGAGGGGCTCTTCGTCCGCCGCGAGGAGGGGGAGCGCCTCGTCACCGTTCGCGCGCCGGAGGTGGGGGAGGGGGAGGTGCTCGTCATCGCTCCGGGCGACCTCGTCCCCGTGGACGCGGTGCTGCTCGACGCGGACGCGCGCATCTCCACCGACTGGATTACCGGCGAGCCCGGTGAGCGCGCCGTGGCCCGGGGCGGTGAGCTTCCCGCCGGCGCCTTCAATGCGGGCCGTGAGGCCGTGCGGGTCCGGGCGGCCCAGGCCTTCACCGACTCGCCCCTGGTGGCCCTGCTGCGCCGGGCGCCTCCCAGCTCGGGCGGGACGGCTTCGCACTCGCGCTTCTGGGAGCAGGTGTCCCGCCGGTGGGTGGCCACCGTGCTCTTCGTGTCCGCGCTGGGCCTCGCGCTCTGGTGGCCGGCCGGTCCCGACAAGGCGCTGGAGGTCGCCGTGGCGCTGCTGGTCGTCACCTGCCCGTGCGCCATCGGCATCGCCACGCCGCTGGCGTACGAGCTGGTGCAGGCGCGCCTGCGCGGCGCCGGGTTCTTCGTGCGCAGCACCGACCTGCTGGACCGGCTGCCTCGCGTGCGGAAGGTCCTGTTCGACAAGACCGGGACGCTGACGCTCGGCCGGCTGGAGCTGGTGGACCGCGCCTCCTTGGAGCTGCTGGCGCCGGAGGCGCGGGACGTGGCGTTCGACCTGGCCTCGCGCAGCAACCACCCCGCGAGCCGGTGCCTCACCTCCGCGCTCGCTCGCGTGGGGGCGCGTTTCTCTCCGGAGGCCCGCGTGACGGAGCTGCCGGGGCAGGGCGTCGAGCTGATGCGCGAGGGGGTCCGCTGGCGGCTGGGGCGCTCGGACTGGGCCCTGGCGGATGGGAGCGCGGCCGACAAGGTGGGGCCGGTGTTGTCTCGCGACGGCGGGCTCGTGGCCTCGTTCGCGCTGCGCGAGTCGGTGCGGCCCGACGCCCGCCGGGAGGTCCAGGCGCTCCAGGCGGAGGGGCTCGGCGTGTGGCTCATCTCCGGGGATGCCCCGGCGCGCGTCCACGCCCTGGCCGACTCGCTGGGCATTCCCACCGCCCACGCGCTGGGCGGCCAGCGCCCCGAGGACAAGGCGTCCACCGTGACGGCGCTGGACGCGGCGGACACGCTCTACCTGGGCGATGGCGTCAATGACAGCCTCGCCTTCGAGCGCGCCCTGTGCGCCGGCACGCCCGCCATCGACCGGCCGGTGCTGCCCGGCAAGAGCGACTTCTTCCTCCTGGGGGAGGGACTCTTCCCCATCCGCGAGGCCCTGCGCCTGGCGCCGCGGCTGCAGGTCATCGTGCGCCGGCTGCTCGTGCTGGCCGTGGCCTACAACGTCGTGGCCGTCACCGTGTGCCTCGCCGGGTGGATGACGCCGCTGCGCGCCGCCGTGGCCATGCCCGCCACCAGCCTGGCCACCGTCCTCTTCACCCTGTGGAGCCTGTCCGCCGCGCGCGAGCGCCCGGCCGTGGCCACCACGCCGCTGCGCGAGGTGCCCGCATGA
- a CDS encoding cytochrome oxidase — translation MNVLVLQVFVSLMLVASSVLLFAYSVRHRDHEHADRLSLFPLEDDSARPAPSEPPPSKE, via the coding sequence ATGAATGTCCTCGTCCTCCAGGTCTTCGTCAGCCTGATGCTCGTCGCCAGCTCCGTCCTGCTGTTCGCCTACAGCGTGCGCCACAGGGACCACGAGCACGCCGACCGCCTCTCCCTCTTCCCGCTCGAGGACGACAGCGCCCGCCCGGCGCCCTCCGAGCCTCCGCCCTCCAAGGAGTGA